The following coding sequences are from one Fibrobacter sp. window:
- a CDS encoding 2Fe-2S iron-sulfur cluster binding domain-containing protein translates to MSENVKFTIDGKECTAEKGASILAAAKANGIFIPTLCHVDGITPRGSCRVCTVKVNGRMMTACTTPVTDGMKVECDTAELKDLRKQIIELLFVEGNHYCPACEKSGNCELQALGYRFGMLVPRYPYQFPTRDIDASNPKLMMDHNRCILCRRCIRAIKDKDGKSLFAVKKRGFKMTVNIDTELAANISDEQAQKAADICPVGALLKKENGFKIPVGERKFEKKPIGYDIEHQNAEVPEEK, encoded by the coding sequence ATGAGTGAAAACGTAAAATTTACAATCGATGGTAAAGAGTGTACCGCTGAAAAGGGTGCCTCTATCCTGGCAGCGGCAAAAGCCAACGGCATTTTTATCCCTACGTTGTGCCATGTCGATGGAATTACTCCCAGGGGCTCCTGCCGTGTCTGTACGGTAAAGGTAAACGGCAGGATGATGACTGCCTGCACGACACCGGTCACCGACGGAATGAAAGTCGAGTGCGATACCGCGGAACTGAAAGACCTGCGCAAACAGATAATTGAACTTCTGTTTGTAGAGGGAAATCATTACTGTCCTGCATGCGAAAAATCAGGAAACTGCGAACTCCAGGCACTTGGATACCGTTTTGGCATGCTGGTTCCCCGTTATCCCTATCAGTTCCCGACACGGGATATCGATGCTTCCAATCCCAAGCTGATGATGGATCATAACCGCTGTATTCTTTGCAGAAGATGTATCAGAGCTATTAAGGACAAAGATGGAAAGAGTCTCTTTGCAGTAAAGAAACGCGGTTTCAAGATGACTGTAAATATAGATACGGAACTTGCCGCAAATATCTCTGATGAACAGGCACAGAAGGCGGCTGATATCTGCCCTGTCGGTGCGCTGTTGAAAAAAGAGAATGGTTTCAAAATACCTGTCGGAGAAAGAAAATTCGAAAAGAAACCGATCGGGTACGATATCGAGCATCAAAACGCGGAAGTCCCGGAGGAGAAATAA
- a CDS encoding NADP oxidoreductase, giving the protein MQKPLVATASLAGCFGCHMSILDIDEKILDLIELVDFNKSPITDIKTFSRPCDIGIIEGGCCNNENVHVLKQFRKNCKILVSCGECALMGGLPAMRNGIPVRECLEEAYLKSPTVDDTIIPSDAELPIILDRVYPCHEIVKIDYFLPGCPPRAELIWDALTALLAGKPLNLEYETLKYD; this is encoded by the coding sequence ATGCAGAAACCTTTAGTCGCCACCGCCTCACTTGCAGGCTGTTTCGGATGTCACATGTCAATACTTGACATCGATGAAAAGATACTCGATCTGATCGAGCTTGTCGATTTCAACAAATCACCCATAACCGATATAAAGACCTTCTCTCGTCCATGCGACATTGGAATCATCGAGGGTGGATGCTGCAATAATGAGAATGTGCACGTTCTGAAGCAGTTCCGTAAAAACTGCAAAATCCTTGTCTCCTGCGGTGAATGTGCTCTCATGGGTGGACTGCCGGCAATGAGAAATGGTATTCCGGTAAGAGAATGTCTTGAGGAAGCATATCTGAAAAGTCCGACGGTTGATGACACGATCATCCCCAGTGACGCCGAGCTTCCTATTATCCTTGACAGAGTTTATCCCTGTCACGAAATTGTGAAAATCGACTATTTTCTTCCGGGATGTCCTCCAAGAGCGGAGCTGATCTGGGATGCGCTAACAGCGCTTCTGGCCGGAAAACCACTTAACCTCGAATATGAAACTTTAAAATACGACTGA